The proteins below are encoded in one region of Micromonospora sp. DSM 45708:
- a CDS encoding polymorphic toxin-type HINT domain-containing protein: MGSVARRALTVGLVALLAAAVGGQIPAQAQRPAGAPHLEPQRYPSAPLHEVKRTKPTTDAGAAQVKRPAPVWPSASAAEVALPATAAGERSTKVAARAGTLPVTVRPATGPSTARSAASTPGKVRVEVLSRTETAAAGVNGLLLRVGRSDGTRSAGQVEIGVDYAAFATAYGADWSSRLRLERLPECALTAPSTRDCGPVALGSRNNVRTRTVSATISAAPVSRALSPAEAKRLGVAPAAASAGTLVALTSGPSGGAGSFTASSLSPSSSWGHSGATGSFQWSYPMRTPPGPGGPSPSLTVGYSSQSVDGRHAASNNQPGAFGEGFDYSPGFIERRYKACSDDMGGNANNTVKTGDLCWGPDNAVMSLNGSSVELLKGSDGNWHPRNEDGSKIELATTPAYSNGDDNNEYWKVTTTDGTQYWFGRHQLPGWSSGKPTTNSVLTVPVYGNNPGEPCNADTFAASDCNGKRQAWRWNLDYVQDIHGNTMSYWWAKETNYYAKNKVTSTPVVYDRAGYLTRIDYGSDNRDNNEYAASSPYVENVPVRIDLTNIDRCLANCTTKNDTTWPDTPWDQECLSSTKPCLNGSPTFWSAKRTTEVLTKVWKSNAYQNVDSWTFRQSFPDPGDGTRAGLWLEGITHKGLNGGTVTAPEVTFERVQMQNRVDAAGSDWALAMNWHRVKQINLETGGKIFVTYSDPECVKDSKMPSKSALDSNTLLCYPVKWTPPGYTDKVTDFFHKYVVKEVQQIDEVGGARPVRTAYDYLNDNDEPLWHYEDDTGITPDDTRTWSQWRGYPTVVTYLGEGVDRTKTETLYFRGMYGDKLASGGTRTTKVQGREGGPANDYEHFAGSPRETITWLGSTVLAATVNDMWRSDPPTATRSGTPVAEARYARIGATHARGATDGGVRRTTTTTSYDEFGMPTDVEDGGDDSKTGDEACVKTEYGRNATKWLLDPVRRTHGWVGGCGTTPTAENQITADTRFSFDSQAYGAAPTSGLATAVETITGFSGGTRTYKKVSSATYDAYGRVDASFDIAGEKTDTDYVPASGGPVTQVITTNPLLWKSTVNLDPAFGVPVKTTDPNNRVTEITYDAMGRTTAVWLPNRDRAIYGSAPSNSYSYTLSKSQPSFITTKALNAGGGTDTSYLLLDGLGRPRQAQESAYGSGRILSDTFYDAAGRIYKENAAYFDAGAIDTTIIKFRDDKDVPSQTKTLYDTAGRPIHSLLLGTNAGVQVEKARTSTTYHGDHTTVTPPTGDAATTVWTDLYGRTEKLWQYHGPTATGTYDETSYTYHPVGQLATVKDPSGNTWSYSYDIQGRPTSTTDPDTGTSTSKYNDLGELERTTDARPDTPDVWYTYDRMGRLATTREGSLTGPKRTEFTYDSPIKGATKSASRWIGIEEYRSELVSVDKMDRPTQTKLTLPSSQAGFCGIGAVTCTFTSKASFLADGSPNTLTIPAAGGLSEEVLNYQYDSTYALLDKLATNYGDASYYAIESKYTNLHELSLITRSTQLTGTKSVQTKNTFDAATGRVSSGTVQRSTAPVPVSNTSYEYDASGNVLKVDDNSGARPRDTQCFAYDHQRRLTEAWTPASYDCGAKPQNESELGGPAPYWQQWSFGAPDDPQGRVGNRLTQIERGTPTGTVTTSYSYPAAKAAQPHRLDGWSRTDNTGTTTGSYTYDEVGNMKTRPGKSGQQTMSWDVEGRLASVTDSAGTNSYIYDAGGNRLIATDPTGSTLFLGDQEVRKNGTNGQVSATRYYGFNGEVIAQRTVTGITWLASDHQGTSQVSIANDTNQTITQRRQTPYGAPRGAAVTWPNQQGFLSGYQDPTGLTHLGAREYDPSIGRFISADPINDIGNPQQMQAYAYASNNPTTYADPSGEIIPEYAGIDTPKGLCPRTIDGYACQDVVEKYKPQSTRRDPGLFNNKVLHDAAGVVSWVPVLGSGADAADAALYLHEGDTKSAVVTMAPGPPVCKFVKRACKWVSEQLGRKAEKKAAKILSKEALERLTPKINPRQEMAEMAMLKAEARAKDLAKVKPKAPPAPAKKPDPGTKGKPATKNTDAPPEKSCKHSFAPDTPVLMADGESKPIAEVAEGEEVLAYDPATGTTSAEPVDAVHINEDEALTDLSVRDGEGKFVTLHTTQHHPFWSESRDRWVEAADLQPTEELLSPDGVAVTVAKVDNFNGQRTMHDLTVRRVHTYYVMAGRAPVLVHNCDVMPVRDLAKSDMSHPLRDDKLIQIEALDDSALLRAVNTPSDGTAVLITKSRDLLMDGHHRVAELVRRAGAPDSTITWDTRVRVDVFERDLRRFPFERRQSIGSLFPEE; encoded by the coding sequence ATGGGGAGCGTTGCCCGACGCGCCCTCACCGTCGGTCTGGTCGCGCTGCTCGCCGCCGCGGTCGGCGGGCAGATTCCCGCCCAGGCGCAGCGCCCGGCCGGGGCTCCCCACCTTGAGCCGCAGCGGTATCCGTCCGCCCCGCTGCATGAAGTCAAGCGGACCAAGCCGACCACGGACGCCGGCGCCGCGCAGGTGAAGCGGCCCGCGCCGGTGTGGCCGAGCGCGTCTGCCGCCGAGGTGGCGTTGCCGGCGACCGCCGCTGGCGAACGATCGACGAAGGTCGCCGCCCGGGCCGGCACCCTTCCGGTGACGGTCCGGCCCGCCACCGGTCCGTCGACGGCTCGTTCGGCCGCATCCACTCCCGGCAAGGTGCGGGTGGAGGTGCTGTCGCGCACGGAGACCGCTGCGGCCGGGGTGAACGGGTTGCTTCTGCGGGTGGGTCGCTCGGACGGAACCCGCTCCGCCGGGCAGGTCGAGATCGGCGTCGACTACGCCGCCTTCGCCACCGCGTACGGTGCGGACTGGTCGTCGCGGCTGCGGCTTGAGCGGCTGCCCGAGTGCGCGCTGACCGCCCCCTCGACCAGGGACTGCGGGCCGGTCGCGTTGGGCTCGCGCAACAACGTCCGTACCCGGACGGTCTCGGCGACCATTTCGGCGGCCCCGGTGAGCCGGGCATTGTCACCGGCGGAGGCCAAGCGGCTCGGCGTCGCTCCAGCCGCCGCCAGTGCGGGGACACTTGTCGCCCTGACCAGCGGTCCGTCCGGCGGGGCGGGTAGTTTCACCGCGTCCAGCCTCAGCCCGTCCTCTTCGTGGGGCCACAGCGGTGCCACGGGTAGTTTCCAGTGGTCCTACCCGATGCGCACGCCGCCTGGGCCGGGTGGGCCGTCGCCCTCCCTCACCGTCGGCTACTCGTCCCAGTCCGTGGATGGCCGGCATGCTGCGTCCAACAACCAGCCGGGCGCTTTCGGTGAGGGCTTCGACTATTCTCCCGGCTTCATCGAACGCCGTTACAAGGCATGCTCCGACGACATGGGCGGCAACGCCAACAACACGGTCAAGACCGGTGACCTGTGTTGGGGGCCGGACAACGCCGTGATGTCGCTCAACGGCAGTTCGGTCGAACTGCTCAAGGGCAGTGACGGCAATTGGCATCCGCGCAACGAGGACGGCTCGAAGATCGAGTTGGCCACCACGCCCGCCTACAGCAACGGCGACGACAACAACGAGTACTGGAAGGTCACGACCACCGACGGCACGCAGTACTGGTTCGGCCGCCACCAGTTGCCGGGATGGTCGTCCGGGAAGCCCACGACGAACTCGGTGCTCACCGTCCCCGTGTACGGCAACAACCCGGGTGAGCCCTGCAACGCCGACACGTTCGCCGCCTCCGACTGCAACGGCAAGCGGCAGGCCTGGCGCTGGAACCTGGACTACGTCCAGGACATCCACGGCAACACCATGTCCTACTGGTGGGCCAAGGAGACCAACTACTACGCCAAGAACAAGGTCACCTCGACTCCGGTCGTCTACGACCGGGCTGGCTACCTGACCCGCATCGACTACGGCAGCGACAACCGGGACAACAATGAGTACGCCGCCTCCTCGCCGTACGTCGAGAACGTCCCGGTCCGCATCGACCTGACGAACATCGACCGCTGCCTGGCCAACTGCACCACGAAGAACGACACCACCTGGCCGGACACCCCTTGGGACCAGGAGTGTCTCTCCTCCACCAAGCCCTGCCTCAACGGGTCGCCCACGTTCTGGTCGGCCAAGCGGACCACCGAGGTCCTGACCAAGGTGTGGAAGAGCAACGCGTACCAGAACGTCGACTCCTGGACGTTCCGGCAGTCCTTCCCGGACCCGGGTGACGGAACCCGCGCCGGCCTGTGGCTGGAGGGCATCACGCACAAGGGCCTTAACGGCGGCACGGTCACCGCGCCGGAGGTGACCTTCGAACGAGTCCAAATGCAGAACCGGGTCGACGCGGCGGGCAGCGACTGGGCGCTCGCCATGAACTGGCACCGGGTCAAGCAGATCAACCTGGAGACCGGCGGCAAGATCTTCGTCACCTACAGCGACCCGGAGTGCGTCAAGGACAGCAAGATGCCCTCGAAGAGCGCGCTGGACAGCAACACGCTGCTCTGCTATCCGGTCAAGTGGACGCCACCCGGTTACACCGACAAGGTCACCGACTTCTTCCACAAGTACGTGGTGAAGGAGGTGCAACAGATCGACGAGGTCGGCGGAGCAAGGCCGGTGCGCACCGCCTACGACTATCTCAACGACAACGACGAACCGCTGTGGCACTACGAGGACGACACCGGCATCACCCCGGACGACACCCGTACCTGGTCGCAGTGGCGGGGATACCCGACGGTCGTCACCTACCTCGGTGAGGGCGTCGACCGCACCAAGACCGAGACCCTGTACTTCCGCGGCATGTACGGCGACAAGCTCGCCTCGGGCGGCACCCGCACCACCAAGGTGCAGGGCAGGGAGGGTGGTCCGGCCAACGACTACGAGCACTTCGCGGGCAGCCCTCGGGAGACCATCACCTGGCTCGGATCCACGGTCCTCGCCGCCACTGTCAACGACATGTGGCGCTCCGACCCACCGACCGCCACGCGTTCCGGCACACCGGTCGCGGAGGCCCGGTACGCCCGGATCGGCGCAACGCACGCCCGCGGGGCAACCGACGGCGGTGTCCGGCGGACCACGACCACCACCAGCTATGACGAATTCGGCATGCCGACCGACGTCGAGGACGGCGGAGACGACAGCAAGACCGGCGACGAAGCATGCGTGAAGACCGAGTACGGCCGTAACGCCACGAAGTGGTTGCTCGACCCGGTGCGGCGGACGCACGGCTGGGTGGGCGGGTGCGGCACCACTCCCACCGCGGAGAACCAAATCACCGCGGACACCCGCTTCAGCTTCGACTCGCAGGCTTACGGTGCGGCGCCGACCAGCGGTCTGGCGACCGCGGTGGAGACGATCACGGGCTTCAGCGGCGGAACCCGGACGTACAAGAAGGTGTCATCGGCCACCTACGACGCCTACGGGCGGGTCGACGCGAGCTTCGACATCGCCGGGGAGAAGACCGACACGGACTACGTGCCGGCATCCGGCGGGCCGGTCACGCAGGTCATCACCACGAACCCGCTGTTGTGGAAGAGCACCGTCAATCTCGACCCCGCCTTCGGTGTGCCGGTGAAGACCACCGACCCCAACAACCGGGTGACTGAGATCACCTACGATGCCATGGGTCGCACCACCGCGGTCTGGCTGCCCAACCGTGACCGCGCCATCTACGGGTCGGCACCCTCGAACAGCTACAGCTACACCCTGTCCAAGTCGCAGCCCTCGTTCATCACCACCAAGGCGTTGAACGCCGGCGGCGGCACCGACACCTCCTACCTTCTTCTCGACGGTCTGGGCCGCCCCCGGCAGGCACAGGAGTCGGCGTACGGCAGCGGCCGGATCCTGTCCGACACCTTCTACGACGCCGCCGGTCGTATCTACAAGGAGAACGCGGCCTACTTCGACGCCGGCGCCATCGACACCACCATCATCAAGTTCCGCGACGACAAGGACGTGCCCAGCCAGACCAAGACCCTCTACGACACGGCCGGCCGCCCGATCCACTCACTCCTGCTCGGCACCAACGCCGGCGTGCAGGTGGAGAAGGCCCGGACCTCCACGACCTACCACGGCGATCACACCACCGTGACGCCGCCGACGGGTGACGCGGCCACCACGGTGTGGACGGACCTGTACGGCCGGACCGAGAAGCTCTGGCAGTACCACGGTCCCACCGCGACCGGGACCTACGACGAAACCAGCTACACGTACCACCCGGTGGGGCAGCTGGCGACCGTCAAGGACCCGTCCGGCAACACCTGGTCCTACTCCTACGACATCCAGGGCCGGCCCACTTCCACCACCGACCCGGACACCGGCACGTCGACCAGCAAGTACAACGACCTGGGCGAGCTGGAGCGGACCACCGACGCCCGCCCGGACACCCCGGACGTCTGGTACACCTACGACCGGATGGGGCGGCTGGCGACCACGCGCGAGGGCAGCCTGACCGGCCCGAAGCGGACGGAGTTCACCTACGACTCGCCGATCAAGGGCGCGACGAAGTCCGCTTCGCGCTGGATCGGCATCGAGGAGTACCGCAGCGAACTGGTGTCGGTGGACAAGATGGACCGACCCACCCAGACCAAGCTGACACTGCCCTCCTCGCAGGCCGGCTTCTGTGGCATCGGCGCGGTCACCTGCACCTTCACCTCGAAGGCCAGCTTCCTCGCCGACGGGTCACCCAACACCCTCACCATTCCGGCGGCCGGCGGGCTCAGCGAGGAGGTCCTCAACTACCAGTACGACAGCACGTACGCGCTGCTGGACAAGCTCGCCACCAACTACGGTGACGCCAGCTACTACGCGATCGAGTCCAAGTACACGAACCTGCACGAACTCAGCCTCATCACCCGGTCCACCCAGTTGACGGGCACCAAGTCTGTCCAGACGAAGAACACCTTCGACGCGGCTACCGGCCGTGTCAGCAGCGGCACCGTCCAGCGTTCGACCGCTCCGGTGCCCGTGTCGAACACCTCATACGAATACGACGCCAGCGGCAATGTCCTGAAGGTCGACGACAACTCCGGTGCCCGCCCCCGCGACACCCAGTGCTTCGCCTACGACCACCAACGCCGACTGACCGAGGCTTGGACCCCGGCCTCCTACGACTGCGGCGCGAAGCCGCAGAACGAGTCGGAGTTGGGTGGCCCGGCACCGTACTGGCAGCAGTGGTCGTTCGGCGCTCCGGACGACCCGCAGGGGCGCGTCGGCAACCGCCTGACCCAGATCGAGCGCGGCACGCCGACCGGCACGGTCACCACCTCCTACTCCTACCCGGCGGCCAAAGCGGCGCAGCCGCACCGACTCGACGGTTGGAGCAGGACCGACAACACCGGCACGACCACCGGCTCATACACCTATGACGAAGTCGGCAACATGAAGACCCGCCCCGGAAAATCGGGGCAACAGACCATGAGCTGGGACGTCGAGGGACGCCTGGCCTCGGTGACGGACAGCGCCGGAACCAACTCCTACATCTACGACGCCGGCGGCAACCGGCTCATCGCCACCGACCCCACCGGCAGCACGCTGTTCCTCGGCGACCAGGAGGTGCGCAAGAACGGCACCAACGGCCAGGTGAGCGCCACCCGGTACTACGGTTTCAACGGCGAGGTCATCGCCCAGCGCACCGTCACGGGCATCACCTGGTTGGCCAGCGACCACCAGGGAACCTCCCAGGTCAGCATCGCCAACGACACCAACCAGACCATCACCCAACGCCGCCAGACGCCCTACGGCGCCCCGCGCGGCGCCGCGGTCACCTGGCCGAACCAACAGGGATTCCTCAGCGGCTACCAGGACCCCACAGGTCTGACGCACCTGGGCGCCCGGGAGTACGACCCGTCCATCGGGCGGTTCATCTCCGCCGACCCGATCAACGACATCGGCAACCCGCAGCAGATGCAGGCGTACGCCTACGCCTCCAACAATCCCACCACCTACGCCGACCCCAGCGGCGAGATCATCCCCGAGTACGCGGGGATCGACACACCCAAGGGCCTCTGCCCGCGCACTATCGACGGATACGCCTGCCAGGACGTTGTCGAGAAGTACAAGCCACAGTCGACCCGTCGTGACCCCGGGCTGTTCAACAACAAGGTGTTGCACGATGCGGCGGGGGTGGTGTCCTGGGTGCCGGTCCTCGGCTCGGGAGCCGACGCTGCCGATGCCGCCCTCTATCTCCACGAAGGCGACACGAAGTCGGCCGTCGTCACGATGGCTCCAGGACCGCCGGTCTGCAAGTTCGTGAAACGGGCCTGCAAGTGGGTCAGTGAACAGCTCGGCAGGAAGGCGGAGAAGAAGGCCGCCAAAATCTTGAGCAAGGAGGCGTTGGAACGCCTCACCCCCAAGATCAACCCGCGTCAGGAGATGGCCGAGATGGCCATGCTCAAGGCCGAGGCGCGGGCCAAGGATCTCGCAAAGGTCAAGCCGAAGGCACCACCCGCTCCCGCGAAGAAACCGGACCCGGGCACGAAGGGCAAGCCCGCAACCAAGAACACCGACGCGCCGCCGGAGAAGTCGTGCAAGCACAGCTTCGCCCCCGACACCCCCGTTCTCATGGCCGACGGGGAGAGCAAACCAATCGCCGAGGTCGCCGAAGGCGAGGAGGTCCTCGCCTATGATCCGGCGACGGGTACCACCAGCGCGGAACCCGTCGACGCCGTCCACATCAACGAGGACGAGGCGCTGACCGATCTCTCGGTCCGAGACGGTGAGGGCAAGTTCGTCACCCTGCACACCACGCAACACCACCCCTTCTGGAGCGAGAGCCGCGACCGGTGGGTCGAGGCGGCCGATCTCCAACCGACGGAGGAGTTGTTGTCGCCGGACGGGGTCGCCGTCACGGTGGCGAAGGTCGACAACTTCAACGGGCAGCGAACGATGCACGACCTCACTGTCCGTCGCGTCCACACGTACTATGTGATGGCCGGACGCGCGCCTGTTCTTGTGCACAACTGTGACGTGATGCCGGTGCGCGATTTAGCCAAAAGTGACATGTCCCACCCGCTGCGTGATGACAAGCTGATCCAGATAGAGGCACTGGACGACTCTGCCCTGTTGAGGGCTGTCAACACCCCCAGTGATGGGACTGCCGTACTGATCACTAAATCCAGAGACCTGCTGATGGATGGGCATCACCGCGTCGCGGAGTTGGTGCGCCGGGCTGGTGCTCCGGATAGTACAATTACATGGGATACTCGTGTGCGTGTTGACGTATTTGAGCGCGACTTACGCCGCTTCCCCTTCGAGCGGCGGCAGTCGATCGGTAGCCTATTCCCAGAGGAGTAG
- a CDS encoding IS5 family transposase, giving the protein MQRRGYRSDLSDERWALIEPVLTAWRAARVGLGISRPAHDLREIVNAILYVARTGIAWEYLPHDLPPAKTVYDYYAKWEADGTTQRIHDLLRERVRVARGRRGSPTAVVLDSQSVKTSSNIAESSQGIDAAKKIKGRKRHIATDTLGLLLAVIVTAASVQDSAGGRHLLDTVSADHPTVVKAWVDGGSNTAVRAHGARLGIDVEVVPRPAGKGFHVQPRRWVVERTFGWLMQHRRLVRDYETLPHRTRTMIHWAMANTMSRYLTGESTPTWRNETT; this is encoded by the coding sequence GTGCAGCGGCGTGGGTATCGGTCGGACTTGTCGGATGAGCGGTGGGCGTTGATCGAGCCAGTCCTGACCGCGTGGCGGGCAGCGCGGGTGGGGTTGGGGATCAGCAGGCCGGCGCATGACCTGCGGGAGATCGTCAACGCGATCCTCTACGTGGCCAGGACGGGGATCGCGTGGGAGTACCTGCCGCATGACCTTCCGCCGGCGAAAACGGTGTACGACTACTACGCCAAGTGGGAGGCGGACGGGACCACCCAGCGCATCCACGACCTGCTGCGGGAACGCGTCCGAGTCGCGCGAGGACGTCGAGGGAGCCCGACGGCGGTGGTCCTGGACTCGCAGAGCGTGAAGACCTCCAGCAACATCGCTGAGTCCAGCCAAGGCATTGACGCCGCGAAGAAGATCAAGGGACGCAAGCGGCACATCGCCACCGACACCCTCGGTCTGCTTCTGGCGGTGATCGTCACCGCCGCGTCGGTCCAGGACTCCGCCGGCGGCCGGCATCTGCTCGACACCGTTTCGGCCGACCATCCGACCGTGGTCAAGGCGTGGGTCGACGGCGGCTCCAACACCGCGGTCCGGGCGCACGGCGCCCGGCTGGGCATCGACGTCGAGGTGGTACCCCGCCCGGCAGGCAAGGGCTTCCACGTCCAGCCACGCCGGTGGGTCGTGGAACGAACCTTCGGCTGGCTCATGCAGCATCGACGACTCGTCCGCGACTACGAGACCCTCCCGCACCGCACCCGGACGATGATCCACTGGGCCATGGCTAACACAATGAGCCGCTACCTCACCGGAGAATCCACCCCAACCTGGCGAAACGAAACCACCTAA
- a CDS encoding helix-turn-helix domain-containing protein, translated as MAERWAIERAVRDAECPLGPSGRHLILTLLTWSDHSTAVIPAQFSLSLTDLERATGMARSTIAVWLNELEELGWVVRHRPKVDEARSKKAKANLSTANSITAADWSDHRTSASPTAEQAWSDHRTEFKH; from the coding sequence ATGGCAGAGCGATGGGCAATAGAACGCGCAGTTCGAGATGCTGAGTGTCCCCTCGGCCCTTCCGGACGCCACCTCATCCTCACACTCTTGACATGGTCGGATCACTCAACCGCAGTAATCCCTGCGCAGTTCTCCCTCAGCCTGACAGACCTGGAACGGGCAACAGGCATGGCCCGCTCCACCATCGCCGTCTGGCTCAACGAACTCGAAGAGCTGGGCTGGGTCGTGCGCCACAGACCAAAAGTGGACGAAGCCCGAAGCAAGAAAGCCAAGGCCAACCTATCGACTGCGAATTCCATCACAGCCGCCGACTGGTCCGACCACAGAACCAGCGCTAGTCCGACAGCCGAACAAGCTTGGTCCGACCACCGGACTGAATTCAAACACTAA
- a CDS encoding esterase/lipase family protein — translation MVGAGAAAHAAPARDDSFNEPVYFVPGFTFDLLGRDPGHHCWEGYWKPTADAMRSWGWKGSYHTVSFYKGDNGCNTVIRENGDRDVSIYELGRLLAWNIYTSFSKNNISVDVIAHSMGGLIVRSALTGVAAKGSGWPPYLYIEDVVTIGTPHRGTNRASACAATYGYRQCVEMSPGSALLNALYQSPQSAQGTDWTLIGSDDDDTISTESALGMTAGHYLRYDANQGLEHSNVHQVVSGSYYQRYKNYYETNWSQGWGAPPARSANNSLYYWWRW, via the coding sequence GTGGTGGGCGCCGGCGCTGCCGCGCACGCGGCGCCCGCTCGCGACGACAGCTTCAACGAACCTGTCTACTTCGTGCCCGGGTTCACCTTCGACCTGCTCGGGCGCGATCCCGGCCACCACTGCTGGGAGGGTTACTGGAAGCCGACGGCGGATGCCATGCGCTCGTGGGGCTGGAAGGGCTCGTACCACACGGTGAGCTTCTACAAGGGCGACAACGGCTGCAACACGGTCATCCGGGAGAACGGAGATCGTGATGTCTCCATCTACGAGCTGGGTCGCCTCCTGGCCTGGAACATCTACACCTCCTTCTCGAAGAACAACATCTCGGTCGACGTCATAGCTCACTCCATGGGCGGACTCATCGTCCGCTCGGCGCTGACCGGTGTGGCCGCCAAGGGCAGCGGGTGGCCCCCGTACCTTTACATCGAGGACGTCGTGACCATCGGCACGCCACACCGGGGCACGAACCGGGCGAGCGCCTGCGCGGCCACCTACGGATACCGGCAGTGCGTCGAGATGTCCCCCGGCTCCGCGTTGCTCAACGCGCTCTACCAGAGTCCGCAGTCAGCACAGGGCACCGACTGGACCCTGATCGGCTCGGACGACGACGACACCATCTCAACCGAGTCCGCGCTCGGCATGACCGCCGGCCACTATCTTCGCTACGACGCGAACCAGGGACTCGAACACAGCAACGTCCACCAGGTGGTGAGCGGCAGCTACTACCAGCGTTACAAGAACTACTACGAAACCAACTGGTCGCAGGGCTGGGGCGCCCCGCCGGCACGCTCGGCCAACAACTCCCTCTACTACTGGTGGCGCTGGTAG
- a CDS encoding histidine kinase, with the protein MAALALLLAAVVLGRGTLPWWATAGAVISPLAATALLGAYPMMSVVICAATSLAAGLAIRESVPVWSAALGAALFVISLLAGHRAPRPMPALAVLGVAALLDVAYGLAAGGGPVCSCSPWSSPCRGRSGASCASRTSSWCSAPSRPGFKSARIAHDMHDTLGHELSLLALRAAALEMAPELDDRHRAVMLKPRHRGLQSIFAGRPSRPDGPSHALTLATGARTPEAGGRRSVTATRLGRVGVRQSGRCCLSIAVGRAGRVLPYQRHQ; encoded by the coding sequence TTGGCCGCGCTGGCACTGCTCCTCGCGGCCGTCGTCCTCGGCCGCGGGACGCTGCCATGGTGGGCAACCGCTGGTGCGGTGATCAGCCCGCTGGCCGCCACGGCGCTGCTTGGGGCGTACCCGATGATGTCGGTGGTGATCTGCGCGGCCACCAGCCTGGCCGCGGGCCTGGCGATCCGCGAGTCGGTACCGGTGTGGAGCGCCGCGCTCGGCGCGGCGCTGTTCGTGATCAGCCTGCTGGCCGGGCACCGCGCCCCGCGTCCGATGCCCGCGCTGGCCGTGCTCGGCGTCGCCGCACTGCTGGACGTTGCCTACGGCCTGGCGGCGGGTGGGGGGCCGGTCTGCTCATGCTCGCCCTGGTCGTCGCCCTGCCGTGGGCGCTCGGGCGCATCCTGCGCCAGCAGAACCAGCTCGTGGTGCTCAGCGCCGAGCAGGCCCGGCTTCAAGAGCGCGCGCATCGCCCACGACATGCACGACACGCTCGGGCACGAGCTCAGCCTGCTCGCGCTGCGCGCCGCGGCCCTGGAGATGGCGCCCGAACTGGACGATCGGCACCGGGCCGTGATGCTCAAACCAAGGCATCGCGGGCTTCAATCGATCTTCGCGGGGAGGCCGAGCCGGCCGGATGGGCCGAGCCACGCCCTCACACTCGCAACTGGCGCTCGTACGCCCGAGGCGGGTGGCCGTCGTTCGGTGACGGCCACCCGCCTCGGGCGGGTTGGTGTGCGACAGTCCGGCCGGTGCTGCCTCAGCATCGCGGTCGGTCGGGCCGGTCGGGTCCTCCCCTACCAGCGCCACCAGTAG